In Symmachiella dynata, the following are encoded in one genomic region:
- a CDS encoding sulfatase: MLRHPALLSGFCALTVLFTTAVCARAEEAQRPPNVVIIFTDDQGYADVGCFGAEGFETPHLDRMAAEGMRFTNFYVAQAVCGASRAALLTGCYPNRIGMLGAPSHRTKHGIHDDELLIPELLKQRGYATAIYGKWHLGHHEQFLPPNHGFDDYYGLPYSNDMWPNHPTAGAHYPPLPLIAGTKTIEQNPDQTQLTTAYTQHAVQFIDQNKDRPFFLYVPHSMPHVPLFVSDKYKDKTAQGRYGDVISEIDWSVGQILEAINKNGLDDNTLVIFTSDNGPWLSYGNHGGSAGPLREGKGTTWEGGVREPCIMRWPGKIPAGTVCDEVAATIDILPTLAGLTKTELPEHPIDGKDIWPLMSGEKNAKTPHEAYYYYWGKHLQAIRSGQWKLHFPHEFRSLTGTPGQDGQPNGYTVGKTEMALYDLANDIGETTDVKDQHPEVVARLKKLADAARNELGDSATKQKGSGTRKPARI, translated from the coding sequence ATGCTTCGACATCCCGCATTGCTGAGCGGTTTCTGTGCCCTCACCGTTTTGTTCACAACGGCCGTATGCGCCCGCGCTGAAGAGGCTCAGCGACCGCCGAATGTGGTCATCATCTTCACCGACGACCAAGGCTATGCCGATGTTGGTTGCTTCGGCGCTGAGGGATTTGAAACGCCGCACTTGGATCGCATGGCAGCTGAGGGCATGCGGTTCACGAACTTTTATGTCGCCCAAGCGGTCTGCGGAGCATCGCGGGCCGCACTGCTCACCGGGTGCTATCCCAATCGCATCGGCATGCTCGGCGCCCCCAGCCACCGCACCAAGCACGGCATCCACGATGATGAACTGCTGATCCCCGAATTGCTCAAACAACGCGGCTATGCCACAGCCATCTACGGCAAATGGCATCTCGGCCACCACGAACAATTCCTGCCGCCCAATCACGGCTTCGACGATTACTATGGACTCCCCTACTCCAATGACATGTGGCCCAACCATCCAACGGCTGGCGCTCACTATCCACCGTTGCCGTTAATCGCCGGTACAAAAACGATTGAGCAGAACCCAGACCAAACGCAACTGACAACGGCGTATACCCAACACGCTGTTCAATTCATCGATCAAAACAAAGACCGGCCCTTCTTTCTGTACGTACCCCACTCAATGCCGCATGTGCCGTTGTTTGTATCGGACAAATACAAAGACAAAACAGCGCAAGGCCGGTATGGCGACGTGATTTCTGAGATCGATTGGTCGGTGGGGCAAATTCTAGAAGCGATCAACAAAAACGGCCTGGATGACAATACATTGGTCATCTTCACCTCGGACAACGGACCGTGGCTTTCGTACGGAAATCACGGCGGCTCCGCTGGACCGCTTCGCGAAGGCAAAGGCACCACCTGGGAGGGGGGCGTCCGCGAACCGTGCATCATGCGCTGGCCGGGAAAAATCCCCGCCGGGACCGTCTGCGATGAAGTAGCCGCCACAATCGACATTCTGCCCACGCTGGCCGGTTTGACGAAGACAGAACTCCCCGAGCACCCGATCGACGGCAAAGACATTTGGCCCCTGATGTCGGGCGAGAAGAACGCCAAAACGCCGCACGAAGCCTATTATTACTATTGGGGCAAACACCTGCAGGCAATCCGCAGCGGGCAATGGAAATTGCATTTCCCCCATGAATTCCGCAGCCTGACCGGCACCCCCGGCCAAGACGGACAACCGAACGGTTATACCGTCGGCAAAACGGAAATGGCGCTATACGATCTGGCAAATGACATTGGCGAAACCACCGACGTGAAAGACCAACACCCCGAAGTCGTCGCCCGCCTGAAGAAACTCGCCGACGCCGCCCGCAACGAACTAGGCGATTCGGCCACCAAACAAAAAGGCAGCGGCACCCGCAAGCCCGCTCGGATTTGA
- a CDS encoding Uma2 family endonuclease, whose protein sequence is MATTTPVTADELIRICDDSTRYELISGELHMMSPAGWRHGELVFRLSMLIGAYVEQNRLGRCFGAETGFLIQQNPDTVLAPDIAFIAVKNLPDTEPEQAYWPSAPDLVVEVRSPQDRDAAVQEKANRWLAAGGQLIWDVDPAQQCVTVYCPQTAPLAVLHEESLDGGTVLPGFCLPLAGFFE, encoded by the coding sequence ATGGCCACAACCACACCAGTCACAGCTGATGAGTTAATCCGTATCTGCGACGATTCAACGCGCTATGAATTGATCTCGGGAGAACTGCACATGATGTCGCCCGCCGGATGGAGACATGGGGAGTTGGTGTTTCGACTGTCGATGCTGATCGGTGCTTACGTGGAACAGAATCGGCTAGGACGCTGCTTTGGCGCGGAAACTGGATTTCTGATCCAACAAAATCCCGACACGGTCCTCGCCCCCGACATCGCTTTTATTGCTGTCAAAAACCTGCCTGACACGGAACCAGAACAGGCCTATTGGCCCAGTGCGCCCGACTTGGTGGTCGAAGTCCGTTCCCCACAAGATCGCGACGCCGCCGTACAAGAAAAAGCAAACCGCTGGCTTGCAGCGGGTGGACAATTGATTTGGGACGTCGATCCCGCTCAGCAATGCGTAACCGTCTACTGTCCCCAAACAGCACCGCTGGCTGTCCTCCACGAGGAATCGCTCGACGGCGGCACTGTCCTCCCGGGATTTTGTTTACCCTTGGCGGGATTCTTCGAATAA